TCATGAGCCTTAAGAAAtctctaatatactgatttggtgctcagaatcttttttttttttttttggatgaacaGTAAGTTTGAAGAACAGCTTTTTAGAAACAGAAATAGAAACTCTTTATATAACAAATAACTACTTAATGCACCTTGCTGAATACAAATAGCAGTTGTAGTATTGTTTCTGTAatgttctgtctatctatataaTGCTGTAATTTCAAGCTCTAGTGATTGTTAAATATTGTCTATAGAccttttttgcagtttttttttttttagaaaatcagGAGCATATTGATAAGTAATCAAAATTAAGATGACTGATGGTAGGCCATCTTTGTGCCTTTCTTAAATTGGTTTGAATGTGTagctacattttaaaaaaattggcATGAAGTTACCCCacataaaaagtatttgaatgtaaattctattaataatgaataaaaatggcTTAATACCAAGGCAAATGATCGATCCATaatattttctctttctctcaggaGTACATTGTGTCGCTGATCAGTCCTGTGCATAAGCACCGTGAGCGTTTGACTCTTTGGCTGCAGCGGCGACTGCATGCCCTACGTGCAGCTATTGAGTACGAGAGCTGCGCCGTGGTGCAGGTGAGGGACCATGCACTGGAGCTTCAGGGAGGTCATGCACAGGTAACAGCTGCTTGCGCTATGCTGCAGCGGCTGAAGATGGAGCACCGCGGCTGCCGCGACCCTCAGCCCTCGCCAGCTGCTGCTGGCCACGACTCTccagaagaagaggaagaggaggatgaaGAAGCTGGGGAAGAGGGGACCAGTTCGGAGAGCGAAGGAGAGACGCGGTCACGGAGCGGGAGTTCTGGAGGAGGTGTTGACACAGCGGGCTCAGGAGAAGGAGCGACGGGAAGGAGGCGGGACCCGCTCGTAGCAACCAAACCTCACCGGCAGCTGTGCCGCTCCTCTTGTTTGGACCGTCCCAGCTTCAGCCAGAGCAGCACCTTACAGGAGTTACGTGCAGATGATACCCGCACCGACCCCTCCCAGAGAGCCCTTGCTCCTCCCGTCTCCACAGCCCAAATGCCCTTACGTCAAACCAGCGATCGAGATTACCAAACCAAAATGGACTTTGCTCTTAAACTGGGCTACTCTGGAGAGCAGGTGGAGTCTGTGCTGAGTAAACTGGGGTCCAGCGCGCTAATCAATGATGTATTGGCCGAGCTAGTGCGGCTAGGGAATAAAGGAGATCCGGAGAGCCAGGCAGCAGCGGGCACTGCAAGTTTAGCACCACGGGCGGTGGGAGCCAAAGAAGCCGTAAGTCCCGAGGCATCACTGGAAGAAGACCCATCAGACACGTATGACAACCTCAGACCAATTGTGATTGATGGATCCAATGTTGCCATGAGGTAAATGCTGATGAGGACCAAACTCATGTTTCTgcatatttaaaaacagacaattTCTGTAATTGCTGACAGGACCTACATGCTTTTTCGTTCATTTTGAAAGTAAATGGGTCAATTTTAGGGATGTACCGATATTAAAATCTGACTGATAATGAATTATTTGTGGCCGATAACCAATAGATGTTATCTAATGGCTGGTATTAAAATTTCTAAAATTgtaaacaatgaaaaacaataagGTGTGTGATATTTGACATTAAAGTTAATTTAAATGGtaaaatagaagaaaaaaacatgcacaattaaatatccaaaaTTCACAGATACTTGTGAATTACTAAATCTCTTAATAATGAATAACCAATTTTTTACTGGTGTATCATACATCTGTAgtcaatttttatttcatgtcgACTTTAAAAAGATAGTCTAGCCAAAAATCATTTACTTGcactcatgtctttccaaacttgtatgcatttctgtcttctgtggaatgttaaaaaaagatattttgaagaatgttttggttatattataaatgtatattatatggataaatacattttatctatacaaataaaatttgtCCAtgtatatggacaaaaaaatagAATGGAAGTCAGTTGggaccaaaactgtttggttactaacattgtttaaaatatcttttgttttccgcagaagaaagaaattcatacaggtttggaatgagatgaggttgagtaaatggtgacagaattgtaatttttgggtgaactatccctttaaggctctGGACTAATATCATGTAGATGAGATTAGTCATAAACTGGGGAACTGTGAACTAGAGAGTCATCAAATTCTCACTATTGTTGTTTACTCCTGAAATGAATGTTATTGCAGGAAGTCTTTTGGAGAAATTATCTTAATGTTCctgttttgaaatgcttttagTATTGAGAAATGTTCAATCAATGAGTGAAGTGAGTGTATGTCTGTATGCGTGTAATTTGATGTTGGTAATATTATTTTGTAGCCATGGAAACAAAGAGTTGTTCTCATGCCTGGGCATTCAACTGGCTGTTGATTGGTTCCTGGAGAAGGGCCACAAAGATATCACAGTTTTCGTCCCAGCATGGAGGAAGGAACAGTCAAGACCTGATGCACCAATCAAAGGTACCACAGAAGCGAAAGGAACCTGCAGAAAATAATGTTCCTATGACGAGATAACACTTCCCAGAAGTACGAGTTTGTGTTAATATACAGTGGGTCTAAGAATGAGATCaccagtttaaatgcttcaattTCTTATTTAACATATCtaatatagtttttaaaataagtataaCAATTTGAGTGAAAAGTTTACTTGATAGTACAATACAATAGTACAATTGATAGTTTTAGAATGTATTGGTATTGTTTGTCCTTCTTTCCCTGCTGCTGTTTCCAGAAGTTTGTAAATCCTGATGATCGTTCTCAAGCGTGATTTGAGAAGGAACCACATAGCATCTTATGCTTTAATTGAGACAAATTTCACGATCAATATCACAGATTTGCATATTTGTTTAGTGACTTACAAATATTCTTAattttttcattatatatatatatatatatatatatatatatatattattattattattattattattattattattattatttatatatatatatatatatatatatatatatatatatatatatatatatatatatatatatatatatatatataatttttttttttttttttttttttttttttttttttttttttataaatgttctaAAATCCTAAAACATCCTGTTTATTTTCAGGTTTGAATTaggttttaaattatattatactttTCACCCTTCCTGTATGTTGTTAGATACAGTGAACCATTTCAGATTATGTTACCCTCAAGAGATGTTTTTATTTGCTTGTATGAACATCTCTGAGGAGCTAGCATGTGCCCAGTGAGATCGTCCATCTGTGCTGTGATGTTTATACAAGTTTGCGTATGTCTGTGCATGAGGTCACAGGAAGTGATGATGTGTGATGTCACCCTCATCCTCAGATCAGGAGATCCTGCGAAAATTAGAAAAGGAAAAGATCCTCGTCTTTACACCTTCTCGCAGAGTCCAAGGCCGGCGAGTGGTTTGCTACGATGACCGTTTTATTGTCAAGCTGGCCTGCGACTCAGACGGGATCATTGTGTCCAACGATAACTACAGAGACCTGCAGAATGAGAAACCGGAGTGGAAGAAATTTATTGAGGAACGACTCCTTATGTACAGCTTCGTCAACGACAAGTATGCTCGCACACAGTTACCGTGGTGACGgggttttctctctctcactcatttGCGTCTTCTGCTTTCCACCCTCGCACCCGTATGGCgttcctctttctctctctctctctctctctctctctctcactctctctctctgtttttcttttttcactttttatttCTCTGTCACTTGTTTCAACTCTTAAGTCACTTGTTCTATTTTGTAAATAAGTTTTAATTAATGTCCTCATTTATTTGCTTAAGTTTGATTTTTAGTGATTAGGAATAAGGTCCCATGATAAGGCCTGTTGTGATTACGTAATTGCCTATTCCCAATTATGTGTGATTTAAAGCCACACATTGCTAGCCCAAAAAAGTCATCATAAGTTTATGTAGAAATGCCATGAATGTGCATTTTTATATCTCTTTTTCTGATGCAGTAGTGTAGTGTAAACTATCTGCAGTGGTTCACGCCACACTCACGCAAAACTATTAACATGCATTGTGACCGCAGAGTACTCCAGTTCActttaatatttgcataatgccgtCAATTAGGGTTGGACGATTAATCAAAGTAATCGAAactgaaattcagaacctcAGATTGTTGGATATTTAGTTTTTAATCCTGTTTATACTTTCCCCTTAACTTAATACCGCGTGTGTAGTCACGTGACTCCGCCCCGTCCAGTCAGCAGCATGGAAGCAACAGGGAGGCAAACTCAAATGCCGAGTCAACACACAGACAGTGACAGTGCGCAGAAACTCGTGaacgctgtcctgtgatttatcactaagtagcttagaaacttaAAAGTTTATAGCATAAATTTTTCTGCTTTTGAAGTAACTgcttacaacccacagctttacaattaatagagagacaatatgactaattcacacatgcAATCGCTCTCTCATTAaagcattcaaataaatgtactggtactgtgctaatttatctgtatctgatttacaacgagcagaaatctgtaagaaatgttacaaaccatagataaaataactgttgaaagtgagctgttatgtcagaGCACTCTTtcagtaggaaaaaaatatcccaccttttaatagtcaatcatatttacagtacaaaccttaaaataatggttcattaatcgtaatcaaggtaaaatgttcaattaatcaagATTTAGATTTTAGGatatatcgtccagccctagagTCAAGTAATGAAGAGTTTAGGACAGAAAAATATGAccatactttgtataatatttataaagtctcatatttataaaattagcaatattgtttcataaaataatttttagatTTAAACCATTATTCATATCATAGTTGtgcttatttttgtttgttggcTTGTTTTGTAGGTTTATGCCTCCTGATGATCCTTTAGGCAGACATGGACCCAGTCTGGAAAATTTTCTCCGCAAACGACCAGTGGTTCCAGAGCACAAGAAGCAGCCGTGTCCTTATGGTCAGTACAGCAAAAGTATGGAGAAATTAATTTGTCTTTATTTCAAAACATCacagcatattaaaaatatatattagataATTTTTTTCATGCAGGTAATTGTCATGCAATAGAATTTCCAGAtggaatttaaaataaaaaaaatcagtatactgtgataaaaaaaaaaaaaacatctaatatttaaaaaaaaaacacagatgtAACAAGTTTGGCTCAACTGCCACTATTGATTTTATCACAGGTAAGAAGTGCACGTACGGCCATAAGTGCAAATACTACCACCCAGAAAGAGCCAACCAACCACAACGGGCTGTCGCAGATGAGCTCAGAGCCTTCGCCAAACTCTCCGCTGTAAAAACAATGAGCGAGGGGGCACTTGCAAAATGTGGGACCTCTGGTTCTGCTGCCAAGGGAGACGGTAGCTCAGAGGCAAAGAGAGTGGCACCCAAGCGCCAGTCTGACCCCAGTATCCGGTCGGTTGCCTGTGAGCAGGAAGAGAGACTCTGTCCATCGCGGAAGGCCGAGGCCAGTTCAGTACCATCTTTAGTGTCAGCGCTTAGCGTTCCAACTATGCCACTGACAAAAAGTCACGCAGCTGGTGCTCTGAACACACGCTCTGCAAGCAGCCCTGTTCCAGGGTCTCTGCACTTTACCCACAGCTCGCTCGAGCATGCGGGCAGTGTCCAATATCCTCCCATCCTAGTCACCAATAGCCAAGGCGCATCTGTGGCTTACGGTGAGCCGTTTCCCAAATACGACTCTGTGGTAAGCGACCACGGCTACTATTCCATGCTCAGTGACTTTTCCACCATGAGCCTCCAGGACAGTTTCTGCAGTCTTGAGCAGCCAGAACCTGTAGGGGTGGGTGGAGGATATCCTGGCAGAGCTCCTAGTATGTGCCCAGAACCCGGCCGAAGCCATTCGTCGGACTCCTTCTCGTCCTACAGTGGAGAGATGTACCTCAACTCATTGGAGGGCAGCCTGGACGACAGCATGAAAGGGCCATCTGCGCAGGCTCCGACGCAACCTTTGGCACAAACACGCCTTCAAGCCTTTGCTCACGGTTTCCACCATGAGGCCTTGACACGTGTGCAGAGCTACGGAACGGATGAACCCAAACCAGGACCTCGGAAGCAATCCTCCGCCCACCTTGCGCCTCACTCCCAACACCCGGTTGTTGGCGCTCGATCCAGCTGCCCAGGAGACTACCCTCCTCTCTCCCAGAATGTGTTGCCTTCTGCCAGTCCCTCACAGCAGGGTCGGTCCTTAGGCATGACCCGCATGGACAGCATCTCTGACTCACGGCTCTACGAGAGCAACCCACTGCGCCAACGCCGACCCCCTCTTTGTCGGGAGCAGCATGCCAGCTGGGACCCTTTGCCGTGTGGTAATGAACCTTATAGTTACGGAGGCTATGGTTTAGCGGGAGGACTCATGCCTTGTTGCGAGAGGGTGATGGTCCGCAGCATGCCCGAGAAGATGGAGCAGATCTGGAGGTCCCCGTGGGATAGTGTGCCGCCTCCACCGCCCGCCGCTCGTGGGCCAGTGGGGGAATCCCAGGAGCGGCACCCTATTCCAGAACACCAGTATCAAACCTACCGAAACCTCTGTAACATCTTCCCGGCATATGTGGTCCATTCAGTCATGGAGAAGAACCCTCACATGACCGATCCCCAGCAGCTGGCTGCCGTCATCGTCACTAAACTGCGCTCTTGCCACTAAGCACATCACAAAAGGCTGCTAACAACAACACTACATGATATGTTGATATCCTAGCGGATGAGAAGTTGGACAACtcaaatgttttgtgtttttgtttagcTCTGAAGAAACGGCCTTCCCCCATACGTAATTATGATTGGATTGGATCCATTAGGAGGTTGGCTAGCATGATAGCATTGATGCTGCATCAGTTTATGTCATCCGTTAAGCCATATGGGAGCCTGGATCTTGTACCTGATAAGTTTAGCATAGAAAAGTGAGATCcctcaacaaaacaaaagtctTCTGTGAAGTCCTGCTGACCATTCAGCTACTGAGATGGGCCAAAATGTTCTAGAGGTTTAGGGTGGCCTGAAAAATTTTTCATAAAGCAGACTCAAAAGTGTATCCACATTGAGAGAGCAACTCTGCCTGCCAGTTTGATGGCAGATCTTGAGAATGTGTTATTTTGTGGGTGATAACATTTATCCTTTGAAAAGGAGTTACATGAGAGAAATCTCTTTGGTAAAACTGATCAGAAATGATCCTGCACAATATGAATAGtattgtgtatgtatatgtgtattcACTTGCATTCGCGTGTAAATATGATGTGacgctgtggtgttttttttttttgttgcgtGCGTGCGTGATGACCTGATGTGTGATTTCGGAAAGCGGAATGAACGCTTGCGTACCTCAAAGCATGAACTACGACCTTTGAACTTTTATGGCCTTACATCGGAGTGACCTCACCATACGTTAATGTGAATAGTGCTTAATAGTTGTGGAGGTcacatttgttttataaaagcgAGCACTGGGACAGAGAGGTTTAGATTCTGCCATGCTGCAGTTCAGACGTTTTAATTGGATGGGCTGTAACTGCAAACCTGCCCTGCAACGTCTGTTCGCGCTCATGCACAGATGTGTATTTACTAAGCCATTTTAAAAGACTGAGCCAAAAAGATAATCGGTGTACGTTTTTTTTGATCGGAAATTACTAGGTAAATCTAGCTGAAGAGAAGTTATCCATGTGTATTTCCTTAATGTTGTTCTTGTACTGTAGATTTAAAGAGAGATGTTTGAGCATTTGGTAAGCATGGGCTTCAGTAAATCTCTCCCAGACAGCATGTTAGCATTATGCTTGACAGAGAGTGCTACTCACGTTTGACTTGGTAGTCAATAACTATGTTAAAGTATTCACAAACTGGGGAGGAGAATGCGTCTGTTCGGCAAAATGCTCTTGTGCAGCATCTATTTCCTGATTGATGCCGATAGACCACTCCTTTTCATCTGCTCCCCCCTGTAAATGAACATATTTTCAGGAGAGCGTGAATGTTATCAATCCAGAGATGCTCTGGGTGTTTTCAAAAGACTTAAATtgctccatttttttttttttttcatgagcACAGGTGTTGCCCCGTGGGGCCCCGTTACTGCTCGTGGGAAGGTGTGACACACTGCCTACCTGTCTCTTCCTGTGCGACACACACAAGGAACACCAGGCTGTTGTTGGGTTGTTTCTGACATTTGGCTGACAGTTTGCTTGCTGCCTCTCGACCGCCCCCCGACCCTGCTTTCGACTTGGACTCAAAATCCTTCCTCTCAGCGCTTTAATACGAACACAGACGGTTTACCTTccttttagtttagtttttctttctttcagaagGCCATtattaagttttaaataagaggtttttctaaattaatatttttaaatgtttatttttttgtttacatgtattttatttatttacatgtatttacatgtttttggcCAGAACATATTTatgcaaatacagaaatgcagaCACTAATGCTTGGTCAGTGCATTGAAAGTGTACATGATGACGTGAGTTTTCTGACTAATAGCAACACAAGAATGTTCTCGTTCTCCTAAGTCCTTCACAAGCGATCGTTCTGAGCTGTGACATCAAAGGCAGTACACAATAAAATAAGAGCCTTCAGAAAATCTGGCATTGGCAAAacatctattttaaaatgttattttatgctCTCATATTGTGAGATTACTATTGCCCTCTTTAGTACTCCTTGTGGCAGAGTTGCAGTTGTTTGTGTTATGAATTGACACATTTTGGAATGCAATGACTTGAAATCCTGCTAGAAGTGTTAGAGTGGTCATATCTATAATctattagcttttttttttttaattttattttatttgtgggTGAAATGCAGTCATTTCAGTAGTAATCCACTGAATTGGGAATTTCCAGTGAGAATGAAAGATCTGCCCACACTGATCTCGCAGTGGGTTCAAGTTGGTCAACTGACCCTTTTTGCCCACAACATTTTGCCAATGTGACCATGCCTTTAGCAACATTGATGTATTTACATAGAGTATGTTTCAGGCctaaatgtgttttgtttttgttttttttcttaagatGTTTTTACAGTTGGGTCTCTCCTCTTCCCCCTCTTCTCTGAACCTAGGAGCAAGAAAATCCTGAAGAATATTGTTTCTAGAGCAAACTAgaaactttttttgtaaattaagaCATTGCTGTCCGCTGCTTATGCTCCAAGGTTCAGACCCCCATGCAGTTGAGCAGCAAGCTTCCACACATCAAATGTCCAGAAATGACCTTTTGCTTGTTGATACAAATTGTATCTATTTcttgattgtaaaaaaaaatatatttctgagcTGTACAGTATCACTtatgagtatatatatatatctatatatatttaaaaaaaaaaaaaagaagcttagttttgtttaaaaaaaggatAAAGAAATATAATGCCATAATGTCAGTGATACCGTGTGTCACTCGAGTAGCCCATAGAGATGGCTTATTTCCTGCCGGGCAGACCACTACAGACAgggaactctctctctctctctctctctctctctttctttctctctctcttttaatttttttccccctccgtCCTCTCCTTCACTTTTCCATGCCTCCAAATTTGCTGTTTGATAATTATTTTGGAAAGTGATAGTTTACCTCAGTGGAGCTGAACTTCATTTCTGTTTGAAGGATTTTTAAGGCGtggttttatatatatcatcatttagtctctttctctcgctctctcgctctctctctctctctctctcgctctgttAAAGGTATAGATTCAGGAGAGAGACATTCTGACACAATCAGTGTGCTCCTAAtatatttttcctctttgtaaATATTGAAAATTAATGTCAAACCTCTTGTATTTGCACAGTATTAGTGCATTTCATCTACATGGACACTGTACCAGCTTATTCGAGCAGGATCTGTCTCTCATACACACTTAGACTCGATAGGTTGCCTTGACAACCACAGTCAGCTGATCACATGCTATCATTAGTACTGAAATAACTAATGTAAAATGTTGACTATTGTGTGTGCACTAGTGTGAATTTATGGTAAATTCACCACTGTTTCACCTGTAACATAGTTTACCTTCTATAGTAAAGACATGGAGGTGCCATTCCAGGTTAAAGATGAAACTTTAATTGGATGGAATTTGCacagtattattttattttatttttttaatttagcaaATAGATGAGTTTGAGTAACTGAAGTTGATGATTCTCTCACGAGTGAAATGTGAGCTTTATCTCGAGTCTCGTACTGAAAGATgtccacacaaacacatgaaCACGCGCACCTCGTAATCTGCCTTACAGTTGAACTACTTAGGTTTGTGAGAGTCGAGCACATTCTGACTGTACAGCACCGAGCATTGCGATTCTTGCttgtctttttttattcttgtaAGCAGAAGCACTAATGggaaaattagtttttttgccTTCAGCTCTTAATCTCAATTGGTGTCTGAATGGACAACCTGATTTAACTGGACGAACTGCCAGTTTTTCTGTTTAAGTTTGATTAGAATGTCCAAGAAGAATCCACAGGACAAACGGACATGCCCAAAGGAGAAAAACGTCAAAAACAAGCAAATGGGCATTTCCAACTATCAGAAGAGGTGGTTTGCAGAGCTGATGAATTCTGTACATTTACATGtatgttttcaatattgaataCACCAGCTGTAACtcgctcacacaaacacactcaccaaCCGATCGATTCTCAGGAACTAACAGATGTATTATTATTTCTGCTCCTTTATGAAAGACATTATCCTTGATGTTTGCTCTTATAAAATTGCGGCAATTTGTGAAGTAGTGTGGATGATCTTGAAAACGTGTTCTTAAATTCGAGTTTTGCTGTTTATTTAACATTTCCCCCCTCTGTATTGTAGGTTTTTTTGCGCCTTTGCAGGTTGACCGAGTGGT
This DNA window, taken from Megalobrama amblycephala isolate DHTTF-2021 linkage group LG4, ASM1881202v1, whole genome shotgun sequence, encodes the following:
- the zc3h12b gene encoding probable ribonuclease ZC3H12B isoform X1 encodes the protein MVLELAAPAGAGPALQRCIPHIQRVFRVRVSYSTAEPSCNSPNAGSSIIVNIEDGKEEDCTKAKEYIVSLISPVHKHRERLTLWLQRRLHALRAAIEYESCAVVQVRDHALELQGGHAQVTAACAMLQRLKMEHRGCRDPQPSPAAAGHDSPEEEEEEDEEAGEEGTSSESEGETRSRSGSSGGGVDTAGSGEGATGRRRDPLVATKPHRQLCRSSCLDRPSFSQSSTLQELRADDTRTDPSQRALAPPVSTAQMPLRQTSDRDYQTKMDFALKLGYSGEQVESVLSKLGSSALINDVLAELVRLGNKGDPESQAAAGTASLAPRAVGAKEAVSPEASLEEDPSDTYDNLRPIVIDGSNVAMSHGNKELFSCLGIQLAVDWFLEKGHKDITVFVPAWRKEQSRPDAPIKDQEILRKLEKEKILVFTPSRRVQGRRVVCYDDRFIVKLACDSDGIIVSNDNYRDLQNEKPEWKKFIEERLLMYSFVNDKFMPPDDPLGRHGPSLENFLRKRPVVPEHKKQPCPYGQYSKSKKCTYGHKCKYYHPERANQPQRAVADELRAFAKLSAVKTMSEGALAKCGTSGSAAKGDGSSEAKRVAPKRQSDPSIRSVACEQEERLCPSRKAEASSVPSLVSALSVPTMPLTKSHAAGALNTRSASSPVPGSLHFTHSSLEHAGSVQYPPILVTNSQGASVAYGEPFPKYDSVVSDHGYYSMLSDFSTMSLQDSFCSLEQPEPVGVGGGYPGRAPSMCPEPGRSHSSDSFSSYSGEMYLNSLEGSLDDSMKGPSAQAPTQPLAQTRLQAFAHGFHHEALTRVQSYGTDEPKPGPRKQSSAHLAPHSQHPVVGARSSCPGDYPPLSQNVLPSASPSQQGRSLGMTRMDSISDSRLYESNPLRQRRPPLCREQHASWDPLPCGNEPYSYGGYGLAGGLMPCCERVMVRSMPEKMEQIWRSPWDSVPPPPPAARGPVGESQERHPIPEHQYQTYRNLCNIFPAYVVHSVMEKNPHMTDPQQLAAVIVTKLRSCH
- the zc3h12b gene encoding probable ribonuclease ZC3H12B isoform X2; translation: MVLELAAPAGAGPALQRCIPHIQRVFRVRVSYSTAEPSCNSPNAGSSIIVNIEDGKEEDCTKAKEYIVSLISPVHKHRERLTLWLQRRLHALRAAIEYESCAVVQVRDHALELQGGHAQVTAACAMLQRLKMEHRGCRDPQPSPAAAGHDSPEEEEEEDEEAGEEGTSSESEGETRSRSGSSGGGVDTAGSGEGATGRRRDPLVATKPHRQLCRSSCLDRPSFSQSSTLQELRADDTRTDPSQRALAPPVSTAQMPLRQTSDRDYQTKMDFALKLGYSGEQVESVLSKLGSSALINDVLAELVRLGNKGDPESQAAAGTASLAPRAVGAKEAVSPEASLEEDPSDTYDNLRPIVIDGSNVAMSHGNKELFSCLGIQLAVDWFLEKGHKDITVFVPAWRKEQSRPDAPIKDQEILRKLEKEKILVFTPSRRVQGRRVVCYDDRFIVKLACDSDGIIVSNDNYRDLQNEKPEWKKFIEERLLMYSFVNDKFMPPDDPLGRHGPSLENFLRKRPVVPEHKKQPCPYGKKCTYGHKCKYYHPERANQPQRAVADELRAFAKLSAVKTMSEGALAKCGTSGSAAKGDGSSEAKRVAPKRQSDPSIRSVACEQEERLCPSRKAEASSVPSLVSALSVPTMPLTKSHAAGALNTRSASSPVPGSLHFTHSSLEHAGSVQYPPILVTNSQGASVAYGEPFPKYDSVVSDHGYYSMLSDFSTMSLQDSFCSLEQPEPVGVGGGYPGRAPSMCPEPGRSHSSDSFSSYSGEMYLNSLEGSLDDSMKGPSAQAPTQPLAQTRLQAFAHGFHHEALTRVQSYGTDEPKPGPRKQSSAHLAPHSQHPVVGARSSCPGDYPPLSQNVLPSASPSQQGRSLGMTRMDSISDSRLYESNPLRQRRPPLCREQHASWDPLPCGNEPYSYGGYGLAGGLMPCCERVMVRSMPEKMEQIWRSPWDSVPPPPPAARGPVGESQERHPIPEHQYQTYRNLCNIFPAYVVHSVMEKNPHMTDPQQLAAVIVTKLRSCH
- the zc3h12b gene encoding probable ribonuclease ZC3H12B isoform X3; amino-acid sequence: MLQRLKMEHRGCRDPQPSPAAAGHDSPEEEEEEDEEAGEEGTSSESEGETRSRSGSSGGGVDTAGSGEGATGRRRDPLVATKPHRQLCRSSCLDRPSFSQSSTLQELRADDTRTDPSQRALAPPVSTAQMPLRQTSDRDYQTKMDFALKLGYSGEQVESVLSKLGSSALINDVLAELVRLGNKGDPESQAAAGTASLAPRAVGAKEAVSPEASLEEDPSDTYDNLRPIVIDGSNVAMSHGNKELFSCLGIQLAVDWFLEKGHKDITVFVPAWRKEQSRPDAPIKDQEILRKLEKEKILVFTPSRRVQGRRVVCYDDRFIVKLACDSDGIIVSNDNYRDLQNEKPEWKKFIEERLLMYSFVNDKFMPPDDPLGRHGPSLENFLRKRPVVPEHKKQPCPYGQYSKSKKCTYGHKCKYYHPERANQPQRAVADELRAFAKLSAVKTMSEGALAKCGTSGSAAKGDGSSEAKRVAPKRQSDPSIRSVACEQEERLCPSRKAEASSVPSLVSALSVPTMPLTKSHAAGALNTRSASSPVPGSLHFTHSSLEHAGSVQYPPILVTNSQGASVAYGEPFPKYDSVVSDHGYYSMLSDFSTMSLQDSFCSLEQPEPVGVGGGYPGRAPSMCPEPGRSHSSDSFSSYSGEMYLNSLEGSLDDSMKGPSAQAPTQPLAQTRLQAFAHGFHHEALTRVQSYGTDEPKPGPRKQSSAHLAPHSQHPVVGARSSCPGDYPPLSQNVLPSASPSQQGRSLGMTRMDSISDSRLYESNPLRQRRPPLCREQHASWDPLPCGNEPYSYGGYGLAGGLMPCCERVMVRSMPEKMEQIWRSPWDSVPPPPPAARGPVGESQERHPIPEHQYQTYRNLCNIFPAYVVHSVMEKNPHMTDPQQLAAVIVTKLRSCH